Proteins from a genomic interval of Capsicum annuum cultivar UCD-10X-F1 chromosome 4, UCD10Xv1.1, whole genome shotgun sequence:
- the LOC107855585 gene encoding LOW QUALITY PROTEIN: glycine-rich protein (The sequence of the model RefSeq protein was modified relative to this genomic sequence to represent the inferred CDS: inserted 2 bases in 1 codon) yields MGSKAFLFLGLLLAIFIMISSEVLARELAENAKRSENKNEVHEDQYDGGYPRVNPGGTRRGGYPGDGYPRVNPGGTRRGGYPGDGYPRVNPGGTRRGGTXCRRNDDGCYRCCSYKGEAMDKVTEGKPHN; encoded by the exons ATGGGTTCCAAAGCATTTCTGTTTCTTGGCCTGCTTTTGGCTATTTTTATAATGATAAGTTCTGAAGTTTTAGCTCGTGAGTTGGCTGAGAATG CAAAAAGATCTGAAAACAAGAATGAAGTACATGAAGACCAATATGATGGTGGATACCCTCGTGTAAACCCTGGTGGTACACGACGTGGTGGATACCCTGGTGATGGATACCCTCGTGTAAACCCTGGTGGTACACGACGTGGAGGATACCCTGGTGATGGATACCCTCGTGTAAACCCTGGTGGTACACGGCGTGGAGGTAC CTGCCGCCGTAATGACGATGGTTGTTATAGGTGTTGCTCCTACAAAGGTGAGGCAATGGACAAAGTGACTGAAGGCAAACCGCACAATTGA